The uncultured Desulfobacter sp. genomic interval CAGAAAATCTATTTCTTTGTTTTCAAGGCAGCTTTTTGGAAATTGGGTGACATGGTGACCGCCCAATACAATAAACGCGTTGGGCCAAAACTTTCTCACCGCCTTTGCCGTGTCTATCGCCTGCTCCCAATAGGGGGTGAACAAAGCGGAGATGCCCACTAAAAAGGGTTTTTCTCTTCTGACCAGATTTCCAATATGCTCGAAACTGTACCCGAAATGTCTGTAATGGTGGAACAAAGAAAACATGGAGATGTCGGTCCTGCCGTAGTGGGGAACCAGGTGGTCAAAACTTTGTGGGTATTCAATGACCTTTGATTTATCCACGGCAAGGGCATCAATAATGGTGGCTGAAAATCCGGCACGCTCCAACTGTGTGGCAATACAGGCCAACCCGTAGGGAATGGTACGCTTTTTTGTCAGATAAAATTCCTGGATAGGCGGGGCAATTAAAACGACATCCACCATCGATTGTTACCTATTTTATTTTGGGAAACAGGGCAATGGGTACCAGGCAGACCAGGGGGATAAATGCAGTACACTTCAAAACGATCATCAGCCCGAAAAGGTCTGCCAGCCGACCTATCCCTGGGGCAATTACCCCACCAAGCCCATAGGCCAGCCCCATCATAAGGCTGGCGGCCATGGCTCTGGAGCCCGGAGCAAGTTTCTGGGCCATAACCACGCCCAAAGGCATGGGGGCCAGCACAAAAAAACCGGAAAGAAATGAGCCTGCGTAGGCGCCCAACCCAGGCATGTATAAAAACATCAAAAGGGTCGGCGGCATGAGCAGGTACGACACAAAAAAAACCGGAGTAAACCCGAATCTGTCTGCACAATAGCCGGCAGTCAGGCCGGACAAGGTGCCGGCAATGGTAAAAAGTGCGATGATTACACCCACAGAGGGTAGGGGATGGCCGTGGTGGGTCAGGTAAATGGGCATGAAAGTTAAAAATGTCTGGCCTACAACCGCCCGCAGTACCATGACCAACCAGATTAAAAACACGGTTTTATACACTTTTCCAAATGTGTGCTTCAAACTGTTGATAAATCCCAATCCCGCCATATTCTCGGACACGGGTTTGGGCATATATTTCAGGCAGAATAGAAATGAGATAAGACCCAACAGCATAGTCCAAGGCATGGCCGTCAGCCCAAATCGGCTCACATACCAAGTGATGAATACGGGACCTAAAGCAAACGACAGGGTGCCGCCGGTATTAAAAATAGACTGGGCAAAACCTGCACGGTTTCCTGCATACACATTTACCATGCCTGACGTGGATGGATGAAACATGGAAGAACCAAAAGATCCCAGACACAGGATGCTGAGCAATATCCAATAATTGGGTGCAACTCCGGAAAAGGGAATGACAAAAAAGACTAAAAACAGTCCGGTAAGTACAAACCACCTGGTTTCGTATCTGTCGGCCAGATATCCTACCGCCGGTTGCACCACAAAGGATAAGAAACGTACGGTGCCGGTGATCAGACCTACCTGAGTCAGGGTGAGACTTAGCTTGGCCTGGAACGCAGGCAGCAAAGGGGTAAAAAACGAAGAATAAAAATCCCCGGTAAAATGGACCAGGCTCAATACCAGGATAATTTTATAATCAATCAACTTCCCCTTGGGCAAGGAACCCGGAGCATGGGTAGTACTCATATGAGAATATCCTAATTATCGCCAGAGGACGGTTTTTGGACGAAAAGTTGCCCAGATGTAAAACTCAAATAAAGTCACAACCGTC includes:
- a CDS encoding MFS transporter, which codes for MSTTHAPGSLPKGKLIDYKIILVLSLVHFTGDFYSSFFTPLLPAFQAKLSLTLTQVGLITGTVRFLSFVVQPAVGYLADRYETRWFVLTGLFLVFFVIPFSGVAPNYWILLSILCLGSFGSSMFHPSTSGMVNVYAGNRAGFAQSIFNTGGTLSFALGPVFITWYVSRFGLTAMPWTMLLGLISFLFCLKYMPKPVSENMAGLGFINSLKHTFGKVYKTVFLIWLVMVLRAVVGQTFLTFMPIYLTHHGHPLPSVGVIIALFTIAGTLSGLTAGYCADRFGFTPVFFVSYLLMPPTLLMFLYMPGLGAYAGSFLSGFFVLAPMPLGVVMAQKLAPGSRAMAASLMMGLAYGLGGVIAPGIGRLADLFGLMIVLKCTAFIPLVCLVPIALFPKIK